A genomic region of bacterium contains the following coding sequences:
- a CDS encoding glycosyltransferase produces MSKLPLVSAIIPVYNQAAFVEKAVQSILGQSYGNIELILIDDASTDGSNKVLQNFAGLNRVRVFRNSVNLECARTFNRGIELSDGDYFGILAADDTWEPGFVTAAVEALESHPEAAFCYCRLNLMQRDGRKTPRRRDRIPHPSDFYGFEFENIVRNLNPIPHHATLVRKKCVLELGGYDPELTTTHDWDLWLRLSRRWPVVFIDAHLANYRVHEANVSRQRSRSGDKERLIVALLDRLFQEKDLPAGLRGEKEAIYARAYLDIAEGYRVIADYPRMRRAWLKAIRLSHDPRLLLQYRHVLLSLLAR; encoded by the coding sequence CCAATCCATTCTGGGCCAGAGCTATGGCAACATCGAACTGATCCTGATAGATGATGCCTCTACGGACGGCTCGAACAAAGTGCTGCAGAACTTCGCCGGCCTGAATAGGGTGCGGGTGTTCCGCAACTCGGTCAATCTCGAATGTGCCAGGACGTTCAACCGCGGCATAGAGCTTTCTGATGGAGACTATTTCGGCATCCTGGCCGCGGATGACACCTGGGAGCCCGGTTTCGTGACCGCGGCCGTGGAGGCGCTCGAAAGCCACCCCGAGGCCGCGTTCTGTTACTGCCGGTTGAACCTCATGCAGCGCGACGGTCGGAAAACACCGCGCCGCCGTGACCGGATACCGCACCCGAGTGATTTTTACGGTTTCGAATTCGAAAACATTGTTCGCAACCTCAATCCGATCCCGCACCATGCCACCCTGGTGCGAAAAAAATGCGTCTTGGAGCTGGGCGGCTATGACCCCGAACTCACCACTACGCACGACTGGGACCTCTGGCTGCGTCTGTCGCGGCGCTGGCCGGTCGTCTTCATCGACGCTCACCTGGCAAATTACCGGGTGCACGAGGCCAACGTCTCACGGCAAAGAAGCCGCTCCGGAGACAAGGAGCGGCTGATTGTCGCGTTGCTCGACAGACTGTTTCAGGAAAAGGACCTCCCAGCCGGACTGCGCGGTGAGAAAGAAGCTATATATGCCCGGGCCTACCTGGATATTGCCGAGGGCTACCGGGTGATTGCGGACTACCCCCGGATGCGGCGGGCCTGGCTCAAAGCGATCCGTCTGAGCCATGACCCACGCCTTCTGCTGCAGTACCGACATGTCCTGCTGAGCCTGCTGGCCCGCTGA